A stretch of Tepidibacillus fermentans DNA encodes these proteins:
- a CDS encoding spore gernimation protein GerPD, translating to MKFHVINHNLFVGNIKVIGITSSAVFLIGDTHYITASSIYDTPPEAVTFLPLVRL from the coding sequence ATGAAATTTCATGTGATTAACCATAATCTATTTGTTGGAAATATTAAAGTTATAGGGATTACCAGTTCAGCTGTCTTTCTTATTGGCGACACCCATTATATTACAGCCTCTTCGATCTATGATACCCCACCTGAAGCTGTAACCTTCTTACCGCTTGTACGTTTATAG
- a CDS encoding spore germination protein GerPE encodes MVRTSVVNSIHIELILFNSVILIGDTQVLKPRSRVLAIHKGWEYLYFDDKEGEFTKYSLFSRPLPQPIIWENVDINIENKTPFIKVNHVKINGLSTAATFQVGSNMIIDNESRTKHFRQLLAQL; translated from the coding sequence TTGGTACGAACATCTGTCGTAAATTCGATTCATATTGAGCTTATCCTTTTTAATTCTGTGATTTTGATTGGTGATACCCAAGTACTAAAACCACGTTCTCGCGTATTAGCCATTCACAAAGGTTGGGAATATTTATATTTCGATGATAAAGAAGGAGAGTTTACCAAGTATTCTCTTTTTTCACGTCCACTTCCTCAGCCGATTATTTGGGAAAATGTGGATATCAATATAGAAAATAAGACCCCATTTATTAAAGTAAACCATGTTAAAATCAATGGTTTATCTACAGCAGCGACCTTTCAAGTAGGATCGAACATGATCATAGATAATGAATCAAGAACAAAACATTTTCGTCAATTACTTGCTCAACTATAA